One window of the Methylocystis parvus OBBP genome contains the following:
- the cpaB gene encoding Flp pilus assembly protein CpaB: MNKAQIAVLAVAVAAGGAAFMMMNGSSPPPPVQIVAPTPANVDQVLVATRDLPYGTEIADADANWVDWPKNAVPVGALSKTENPNAKEDLKSSYVRIPISSGEPIHKDRLIKGVTAGLMSTMLSPGKRAIAVDVTLNNTAGGFILPNDRVDVIRTYRDPEASKDLGHEVYNSEVVLANVRVLAMGQTVEKKGAEPVVTGSTATLELDPRQAELVVLAQRTGQLVLSLRPITDAIVKDASAEAPTGSDEDDTLTVVRHGVSANMRMK, from the coding sequence ATGAACAAGGCACAAATCGCAGTTCTCGCAGTCGCAGTCGCCGCAGGCGGCGCCGCGTTCATGATGATGAACGGCTCGAGCCCGCCGCCGCCAGTTCAGATCGTTGCGCCGACGCCCGCGAATGTCGATCAAGTGCTGGTTGCGACGCGCGATCTGCCTTACGGCACGGAAATCGCCGACGCCGACGCCAATTGGGTGGATTGGCCGAAGAACGCCGTTCCCGTCGGCGCGCTCTCCAAGACCGAAAACCCGAACGCCAAGGAAGACCTCAAATCTTCCTACGTGCGCATCCCCATCTCGAGCGGCGAGCCGATCCACAAGGACCGCCTGATCAAGGGCGTCACCGCCGGCCTCATGTCGACGATGTTGTCGCCCGGCAAGCGCGCCATCGCGGTCGATGTGACGCTGAACAATACGGCGGGCGGCTTCATCCTGCCCAACGACCGCGTCGACGTGATCCGGACGTATCGCGACCCTGAAGCGTCGAAGGATCTCGGCCACGAGGTCTATAATTCCGAGGTTGTGCTTGCGAATGTGCGCGTGCTGGCCATGGGCCAGACGGTCGAAAAGAAAGGCGCCGAGCCCGTGGTCACGGGGTCGACGGCGACGCTCGAACTCGACCCGCGCCAGGCCGAACTCGTCGTGCTCGCCCAGCGCACCGGCCAGCTTGTTCTTTCGCTGCGCCCGATCACCGACGCGATCGTAAAGGACGCGTCCGCCGAGGCGCCGACCGGTTCCGATGAAGACGATACGCTGACCGTCGTGCGGCACGGCGTCTCCGCCAACATGCGAATGAAGTGA